In a genomic window of [Empedobacter] haloabium:
- a CDS encoding fumarate hydratase: MTIIKQDDLIESVAAALQYISYYHPADYIQHLARAYEAEQSPAAKDAIAQILTNSRMCAEGKRPICQDTGMVNVFLKIGMGVRFEGFKGTVTDAVNEGVRRAYNFADNKLRASIVADPHFERKNTKDNTPAVVHMELVEGNTVEVAVAAKGGGSENKTKFVMLNPSDSLVDWVLKTVPLMGAGWCPPGMLGIGIGGSAEKAMLLAKESLMEDIDMYELKQRGPQNKLEELRIELCDKINALGIGAQGLGGLTTVLDVKINMYPTHAASKPVAMIPNCAATRHAHFVLDGSGPAYIEPPKLSDWPSVSWAPDTEKSKRVDLNTLTKEEVASWTPGQTLLLNGKMLTGRDAAHKRIQDMLAKGEPLPVDFTNRVIYYVGPVDPVGDEVVGPAGPTTATRMDKFTDMMLEKTGLISMVGKAERGPTAIESIQKHKSAYLMAVGGAAYLVSKAIKHAKVVGFEDLGMEAIYEFDVVDMPVTVAVDSTGTSVHQTGPKEWSVKIESLKNAVPA, translated from the coding sequence CGGCCGACTATATCCAGCACCTGGCCCGCGCCTATGAAGCGGAACAGAGCCCGGCCGCCAAGGACGCGATCGCGCAGATCCTGACCAACTCGCGCATGTGCGCGGAAGGCAAGCGCCCGATCTGCCAGGACACCGGCATGGTCAACGTCTTCCTGAAGATCGGCATGGGCGTGCGCTTCGAAGGCTTCAAGGGCACCGTGACGGATGCCGTCAACGAAGGCGTGCGCCGCGCCTACAACTTCGCGGACAACAAGCTGCGCGCGTCGATCGTGGCGGACCCGCACTTCGAGCGCAAAAACACCAAGGACAACACGCCAGCCGTGGTGCACATGGAACTGGTCGAGGGCAATACCGTCGAAGTGGCCGTGGCGGCCAAGGGCGGCGGCTCCGAGAACAAGACCAAGTTCGTCATGTTGAATCCTTCCGACTCGCTGGTGGACTGGGTGCTGAAGACCGTGCCGCTGATGGGCGCCGGCTGGTGCCCGCCCGGCATGCTGGGCATCGGCATCGGCGGCAGCGCCGAGAAGGCCATGCTGCTGGCGAAGGAGTCGCTGATGGAAGACATCGACATGTATGAACTGAAGCAGCGCGGCCCGCAAAACAAGCTGGAAGAACTGCGCATCGAACTGTGCGACAAGATCAACGCGCTGGGCATCGGCGCCCAGGGCCTGGGCGGCCTGACGACGGTGCTGGACGTGAAGATCAATATGTACCCGACCCACGCGGCGTCCAAGCCGGTCGCGATGATCCCGAACTGCGCCGCCACGCGCCACGCGCATTTCGTGCTGGACGGCTCCGGCCCGGCCTATATCGAGCCGCCGAAGCTGTCGGACTGGCCGAGCGTCAGCTGGGCGCCGGACACGGAGAAGTCCAAGCGCGTCGACCTGAACACGCTGACGAAGGAAGAAGTGGCATCGTGGACGCCGGGCCAGACCCTGCTCCTGAACGGCAAGATGCTGACGGGCCGCGATGCCGCGCACAAGCGCATCCAAGACATGCTGGCCAAGGGCGAGCCGCTGCCGGTGGACTTCACCAACCGCGTGATCTACTACGTGGGCCCGGTCGATCCGGTCGGCGACGAGGTGGTGGGCCCGGCCGGTCCGACCACGGCCACGCGCATGGACAAGTTCACCGACATGATGCTGGAAAAAACCGGCCTGATCTCGATGGTGGGCAAGGCCGAACGCGGCCCGACCGCCATCGAATCGATCCAGAAGCACAAGTCGGCCTACCTGATGGCCGTTGGCGGCGCCGCCTACCTGGTGTCGAAGGCGATCAAGCACGCCAAGGTGGTCGGCTTCGAAGACCTGGGCATGGAAGCGATCTACGAGTTCGACGTGGTCGACATGCCGGTCACCGTGGCCGTCGATTCGACCGGCACCTCGGTGCACCAGACCGGCCCGAAGGAATGGTCGGTCAAGATCGAGTCGCTGAAGAACGCCGTCCCGGCCTGA